From the Cucurbita pepo subsp. pepo cultivar mu-cu-16 chromosome LG05, ASM280686v2, whole genome shotgun sequence genome, one window contains:
- the LOC111795692 gene encoding vascular-related unknown protein 1, protein MEKSVNSSIQQFPHPLPSFSTSSAATAVEESAWTAYLDDPSDDAYSLATSSSLLSDAASHAAYKLSASSPPLSDHLKIPKKLSLKPKAQFFVDTSLEDTASSPDNSPKVADFGPFDGNNYRRKSSLGNGRKMGEKYRDHEMKTHEYTDLKKRGLCLVPLSMLANYLG, encoded by the exons ATGGAGAAATCTGTCAATTCATCCATCCAGCAATTCCCTCACCCACTCCCTTCCTTCTCCAcctcctccgccgccaccGCTGTCGAAGAAAGTGCCTGGACTGCCTATTTGGACGATCCCTCCGACGACGCCTACAGCCTcgccacctcctcctccttgcTCTCTGACGCCGCTTCTCACGCCGCTTACAAACTCTCCGCCTCTTCACCGCCTCTCTCCGACCACCTTAAAATCCCCAAAAAATTGTCTCTCAAGCCTAAAGCTCAGTTTTTTGTTGACACTTCTCTTGAAGATACCGCCAGCTCTCCCGATAATAGCCCCAAG GTTGCTGATTTTGGGCCGTTCGATGGGAATAATTATCGAAGAAAAAGCTCTCTG GGAAATGGGAGGAAAATGGGAGAGAAATATAGAGATCATGAAATGAAGACTCATGAATATACGGACTTGAAAAAGAGAGGATTATGCTTGGTCCCTTTGTCCATGTTGGCCAATTACTTGGGTTAA